The DNA sequence TAGTGTTTCATAGTAGTGGAAACATTTCTTTCCGGTACGGTAATTAAGACAAAAAtgtgtaatgtattaaaaaaataataataaagtaggagagagagtaaaataagagagaaagaaaagtaagagtgaaaaaggagaaattactctattattatagaatgcccaaaataaataaaaaaaatgactctactactatgaaacgaagagagtagtataaaattcaaattgaatattagtagtacATGTTGTGTAAGTTACATGTGTAATTTTCCCAATCAAATGTGTGTGCCGGACTGTTATTACTACATCAACACGAAAATAACATGACACAATAAGGTCGAACCCAGATATGATGTGGTAAAAATCCATTGGTACGGACACAGACGTGATAACAACAAGATTTAATTCGTGCTGACACGAGAAGatgtaataaaattttcatatgacACATACTCCTACGGAGCCCAAATTCTAAAAGTTCTAAACTAATACTCGAATAAAGCACAGTTGATGAGTAAACTaagaattgaaataattaagtaattgacataataatattaatgatgATAGTCACACGAATTTGACACGACCACAACATGAATCGACACGTAAAATTGTGTCTTCATCGTGTCGACAAGCTAGATAAGGGAAAGGATCTTAAaaggtttacactaaactaCATGTTCATGTCGTATTTTTGTGTCATGTTCAAGATGATTAAACAATTCTTTTGTGAGTAATTTTTACAACCCCAGTTCTATCAAATAGTCCGATTTCTCTCCTGAGACcgttacaaatttttagagtGGCATCTAAATTATTGGTATATTTAAAGTTACATGTTTTTTTAGATGAATCATTCCAATTAtgcattttcaaaaatgaaaatactagtctttcttttttgtttgaggaaatatactttttatatattttttttttgtttgctctattttcttttttaatatattttctctacacttaatacataaaataaatctgGATGAAATTttgtactaataataaaatgctTCATTTAAAATGGGACGCGGGAATATAACATCACTATGTAATGTAATCAATTAAAACCAACATTACCTCATGAATTGGAACCCCCGGCGCATGTGCAAGCGCCGGATCTCTCACGGCCTGCAATAGCGTATGATTGTCCAAAAACTGAGTCCGGCCGCCATGGTTATGCTGGCACCGGCCCGTCTGGTAGCAAGCCCGGCACAGATAGTACGAGTATCTGGGATTCTTAAAGCACTCGACGCAGGAGAAGAATGTTCCGGGGATGAATTTGTTGCAGCAGTTGCAGAAGGGGCGGCCGCTCTTAATGATGTAGTACAACGTCATGACCTCAAAGAAGTCGAGAGTGCCGTTGCAATCAACGTCGAGCATGTTGAAGAAACAATCGTTTTGCATGTAGGGATAGCCTAAGTGCCTCATGAAGTTGAGGAACTCGGACAGGTTGACTCGTTCGTCTCCGTCTGAGTCCATGGATCGGAAGAAGTCGGAGGCTAATGCTTGGACTTGTGGAGAGCCGGCATCGTAATGGGCTCTTGCGATGTCACGCAGTTCCTTCATTTCTCTCTGTTTGGATCacgaatataaaatttatgtttatttgccAATATCTAGAAAGAAGATTGACTTACAAAATCAACAACTAaagtgtattttatttttaactgaCTAGTTATATTCTTAAGTCATGGTAAATAAGCTACATTAAAACCTAGAATGCATATAGTCATATTCACACAACTATTGAGACTAAAATATGCATTTGGGATAAGAGTTCATTAGTACAATTTATAAGTTTGGTTAAGAGTGTTTTATAgatatattgaattttgagaaaagtttcaataaattagtttaatttagagCTGGGCTTTTATCAAAAgttttacttaattatattatgaactttgagaaattgttttaattaattgtataaaaggctaaatttcaattactttatGAGAAGATTGACGTACACAATCCATAGAGCTTTCATTTGCAGGCATTGGGTTTGACTAATGTATTTCATAGGTCATGTAAGAAAGAAGATTTTGGTGTAACTATAGTAGATGTGTAATAATGACAAATTTTACCAAAGAGAAAGTATAACTATTGTCATTTGTTATCGGTCAATAAAGTTATTGAATAATATCTCAAAATCTTCATATTGACGTGATCGCTAAAATTCATGTATCAGTGAAATGAATCTTGTTATAAAACGATCGAAAATTAACTATAAACTTGATATTAATACTGTTGATGactataattaaacaaaatttcaaagtttaaggaataaaattaaagaatttctCAAAATCCGGATTATAATATTAACTAAACAAATTCCGGGCTATAATTGAAAGCATTCTCAAAATTCAGCccataaaacaaattaaatgaaagtTGATGCTTTAAATTACCCCCCAATACTTGTCACTAGTTTTCTTTTAGATCTGTACACCAATACTTGTTGCACTTATTtgcacttatttttattaatcgACCTCACATTCTTTTAACTTTAttcaattcataattaattgattataaaactagtagtaCGTGAATGTATGAccatatttcattaactttttctatcttctttcttttacaatttttttaaatttgctGAGTCaactttgttttttaaaatttatgctgAGTCAACTTGTGACGTACATTTTATGGAAGACGGAATGAGTAATAAAAATCCaggctaaaaataaaatggaacaCATCAATAGTGCTGTCAATGCATATTAACAGCACTATAAGGGCccacaattttaaaacttttagaTGTatattaactaaatttaagaatttgaaTTAACGCATGCTGAAATTTAACCAATTTACCTTATCCATAATTCATTCTCTTCATTTCTACATTtgaaaattacatatattaataaaaattactccctatGTCTAtgaataaatgtctcatatttgactGGCTCGGGGTTTAAAAATTGTTCGattttgtaaagaaaaatggatagaaaaaatttataaaatatgaatctcacttttatatataaattttacaataaaatattagtgaaaTGAGTTACTGGAACGAGGGTTGCACATaccaaaagtaaaataagacaTTTATTAGAGGAcggatgaaaaaggaaaaataggTCAATTAATGGTGGAGGAagggagtaaaatatttaaaatttgttaggttttattcatatttcgtCACTAACAAAAATATCGAATGAACATAACAAGATTGATTACCTTATCTTCAGCCGAGCCATCCCTGAAGTGCATGAGCAGCGTGTGATGATCCATCATGTGCTGCACCTCGTGCTCATGCCACGGGCCGGCGCCACTGCGATGGCAAGCGCAGCAGAGATCATACGTGTCTTCGCCTCTTCCCAGGCAAAGGAAGCAAGAGAAGTAGGGCCCCACCAGCAGCTCCTTGCAGCCGCTGCATTCGGAGATGTTCACCTTCTTCTCCATGTAGTGAAGGCACAGAAACTCCTCGAAATCGAGGTATCCGTCGCCGTTCTTGTCGAGCTTCTCGAACACGCCCTTCCTGCGCAGCCACGGGTCCACCGCCTTCTCGAACTCCCTAAGGCTTATCTTCCCGTCGCCGTCGACGTCGAGTTTTGCGAAGGATTGTTTGATCGAGTTCTGCTCGGCCGGGCTTGCTCTGTCGTAGAAGGATCTCGCTATCTCTGTCATTCcttccatctctctctctctctataatTGGTTGGGTGGTGGAGAATATCTAGTCCTCATTTACTACTACAAATTAGTCTACttgattgaaaatttgcaATGATATTTTGTCTGAACTAGTACAAAACATTAATGCAATTTGCCTTCTTGTCTAAGGTCTTCGTCGTCACTCGTCAAGTGTATAAATCAAGTACTATAATGAAGAAAAGTATGAAACAcaatttgtgatatttgaaTTGGTAATTGAATTTGCTATGTCTGGTAGCTCTTATGAGGTCTTCGTCAACGTCAAATGTAATATGcatgaacaaaataaatacctAGTATttcctctgttccatagttatggaggcatttcttttcagtacggagattaaaaaaattattttaggtgaattaagtaaagggagaataaagtagaaaatgaaaaaggtagagagatgaaaagagaaaaaagtaagaaagagtaaagtaggtgcggaaaaatatgttgacttttactaaaaaggtaAGTAACTTTATTATTATGGGACGTACCAAATTGgcaaaatgagtataaaacacaatttgtgatatttgtaTTGGTAGCTCTCAGGAGTCAAGTCGATTCACGTTGACACGTTGACCAGTCCGCCAAGCCCACATGCTCCGCCTCCAACCAGCCCAACTCCAGATGATGGGCCACATCATGCCCTAGAGCCCATCGACCACCCACAACACGCACACCCGTTGCCAAAAAACCATCTGAACTGCCTTTGAGATTATGTCTAAAGGCAACTGCTATGGTGTGAATGACGGATACACACAAAAATAACGAGTACAAGGcaaaacataaacaagatCCGCAATTAAACTCAATGTAGTAGAACAATTCTCCGAAGATGTCTAATAATCCTCTCAACGAGCTCTATGGTTTGCACTGATTACAAATTATCTCTAAATACATATTAGTACTATCTTTTTGGATGCTATTAAGTTGCTAACTAGCTTAATTTGCAAATTTTGGCATGCAAACTGTATTACATAAATTTagttcactcatattttattataaaattaatatataaaagtaagagtCATTTCACTAGAGTTTTCTAGCTAATTTCTCTTTTACAAAGTCAaagcattttttaaaatataagctGATAAAAATAGAACATTTATTGCCGAACTAGATGAATATAATGGTGTAAGGTTTGATCACACAAGGAAATTGgatatgatttttatgaatgtaAAAGAAGTTGTAAGAATTTAGAAGGAAGTATTATTCACTCCGTTCATCCACGGTTAAGTGTCTAAGTTTCTTGTTTCgtccgtccacgattaaggGTCGCAAGTTTTCTTTTTCGACTTTAATGACGGTCAGGgagatattaaatatttaaagcggaaagaggataaagtaaaaaaaaaataatactataataaagAGTcgtctcttactttaattaaaatgatgtCTTTCACACTAAACATACGCATcagaaataaaagataaagatTACATGAACAAGAAACGAAGTAGTCCAATCAACATTCACGTACAATATCattaatataaagaaatgCACTTTTTTTTAGCCCTTTTCTATTTGAATTTATCTGGCTCTCACATATTGTTACATAATAGTGCAGAGGCCTACGGCGTTGGAAAAGGTCCCGACTTTGCATGCTATGTCAAATGCAGTATATGCAGCCTTCCTTTTGCTCTGAGATGCATCAAGAAAGAGCAATGTGTTAATCAAGttgagtttcattttttatattatgcttgcatattttgatgtatcattttcataaatcTAATTTTCAATATGTATAATTTCTCGTACCAAAATtcacataaaacaaattttgcaCACTTACCCACTTTGGGTTTGATATGGCATCTGTGGATCTATTCCCTGCCTGCAGCCACAAACAAAAGATATATAATTACCGCCTATAAAGTGGGAAAATGACAGCATtattcactaattaattcgaattgaatattactccctccgtcccagataattcgggACATTTTGACTCGACACGGGtgttaagaaatgtaatggaaagtgagttgaaaaagttggtgggatgtgggtcctacttttaaagtattagttttaatataaaatgtgagtaggaatgagttagtggaatatggggtccactaccaaaaatggtaaaagtgaagtgggacaaattatgtgggacagtccgaaatggaatacttgatcgaattatccgggacggagggagtatatcttgtgtgttttattattttttctctaatgaaTTCAAGACTAATATCATATTCGAAATGAATACACCAAATATATTGTTGATTacgtatttcattttattgcaagtcattatctatattcattggtaacaaaattattatttggaatggaatttttgcaaaaataaaataaaataaaaaaatcacctCATCAATTGTTACGCGTGACATATCTGCAATCGGACATCTCATAGCCTGCAACAACGTATGACTGTCCAAAAACTGAGCCCGGCCGCCGTGTTTATGGTGGTACCTCCCCGTCCCGTAGCAATCCTTGCAGAGATCGAACGAGGTTTTGGGATTCATAAAACACTCAACGCAGGAGAAGAATACACCGGGGATGATTTTTCCACAACAGTCGCATTGAGGGCAGCCGCTCTTGATGATGTAGAGGAGCGTCATGACCTCGGTGAAGTCGAGGGTGCCATTGCCGTCTATGTCGAGCACGTCGAATAAACTAGATGTTTTCTTGTAGGAAAGGCCTACTTCCGTCATGAAGGCTAGGAACTCTGACAGATCGACTCGGCCGTCTCCGTCCGAGTCCATGGCTTGGAAAAACACGGTTGCTAATTCTTGGACTTCAGGAGAGCTGCCTCGGTGAAGGGCTATTGCGATTTCGCGAATTTCCTCTATTTCTTTCTGTTTGGATTCATGTTACAACAACTTCATTAATATCCTCACACAATTAATGGAGTATGTGTTAATTTAATGGTAcgtgagttttatttttatatgttacTCTCTCTGTCTACTAATACAAGGGCCTAGTTTGATtcggcatgaattttaagaaaaaatgcgagtgatataaatatagtagcaTAATAGGTCCATtgcaaaaatagaatttcttctatctaaaaaaaaatctcattttatcattCTGGGatgtccataaaaaaatagCCTCAgagctaaaaatagaaagtttatcTCTTATACTTTATCCATCTTTTAAtccttttttcttatattaccGATTTTTCATTGAAACTCGTGtcataaaaaatgagactattttttatagacagatggagtataaaagCAAATGAGACATTAGAATGATTATTCATGGAATGAGGAAGTACTtactagttttaaaataaaatctgtAATCCTAAGTAGAAAAGCGTAAAAAAAGCTTCTCGAAATGGTAATATGAAACATTAATTTGTGCATGAGTACCTTGTTTTTAGCTTTTTCATCCTTGAAGAGCTTGATGATACAGTGATGATCCACCATGTCCTCAAGCGAGTGCTCATGCGACAACTCAGCGCCACTGCGATAGCACGAACAACATAAGTCGTACGAATTGGCGCCTCTTCCAACGCAACGCAAGCAAGAGAAGTAAGGGCCCGCCGGAAACTCACGGCAACCGTCGCATAAGGGTATCGGCACCTTTTTATTTACGATGTAGTAAAGGCACAGAAACTCGTCAAAATCGAGGCACCCGTCGTCGTTCAAGTCGAGCttattaaaaaagaacaaGGCCACCACACCGTCAGTCGAGCTCATCGCCTTCTTGAACTCTGCCAGGCTTATATTTCCGTCGCCGTTGACGTCTATTTCGGTGAAGGATTGTTTGATTGATTTCTTATCGGCCTCGCTTTCCCTCGCGTAGTAGGATCTCACGATCTCTCTCATTtcttccatctctctctcaatctTACTCTTTTCACTTACTCACTCACTTTTGAATGAATGTGTGGTGaagaacattttttaatagacTTACAAAATTTGTCCACTTGCTGGAAAAATATGCGGGTATACTCGTTCCAGTTCACATTGAATGtcttatactccatccgttcattaaatttcattttttatttttattttcaacaaatccaattaataaaaaacaaacttcattaaataaaataaaattacaatctaaaatcctaaaaatataaaagacacataattaaaattctaaaaaaaataaaaacacataattaaaatcataaaaaaataaaaaagcacaccattaaaaaaaatggaggcaaagaagcagaagaaagAGTTGTCTAATGAAGATCATATGCGTCTACTGGTTGCCAAGTTTTGTCCAAATAtgctccattagatcctcctggTGTTGGGCGTGGGCGGTAGAATCATGTGTACTAGCCCGCACACACAGCCGCTCTTCcaaagacggatgcactccACTGcgaggcggactacttgcggtAGAGCTTCCCGGGGTCTcagggtcgaaccaattttccgcctcaggtccttcatcggcgacaatcatgttgtgcaagattatgcacgtatacatgatgtcgaccatattctCCATAAACCACTGTCGGTcggggctttgataatgttgaATCGAGCTTAGAGAACCCCGaa is a window from the Salvia hispanica cultivar TCC Black 2014 chromosome 1, UniMelb_Shisp_WGS_1.0, whole genome shotgun sequence genome containing:
- the LOC125224464 gene encoding uncharacterized protein LOC125224464, producing MEEMREIVRSYYARESEADKKSIKQSFTEIDVNGDGNISLAEFKKAMSSTDGVVALFFFNKLDLNDDGCLDFDEFLCLYYIVNKKVPIPLCDGCREFPAGPYFSCLRCVGRGANSYDLCCSCYRSGAELSHEHSLEDMVDHHCIIKLFKDEKAKNKKEIEEIREIAIALHRGSSPEVQELATVFFQAMDSDGDGRVDLSEFLAFMTETAMAPSTSPRS